In Molothrus aeneus isolate 106 chromosome 13, BPBGC_Maene_1.0, whole genome shotgun sequence, a genomic segment contains:
- the LINGO1 gene encoding leucine-rich repeat and immunoglobulin-like domain-containing nogo receptor-interacting protein 1 isoform X1, with amino-acid sequence MRVRDRMVAGEASMRSPILACWQPILLLMLGSILSGSATGCPPRCECSAQERAVLCHRKRFMVVPEGIPTETRLLDLGKNRIKTLNQDEFANYPHLEELELNENIISAIEPGAFNNLFNLRTLGLRSNRLKLIPLGVFTGLSNLTKLDISENKIVILLDYMFQDLYNLKSLEVGDNDLVYISHRAFSGLNSLEQLTLEKCNLTSIPTEALSHLHGLIVLRLRHLNINTIRDYSFKRLYRLKVLEISHWPYLDTMTSNCLYGLNLTSLSITHCNLTSIPYVSVRHLVYLRFLNLSYNPIVTIEGSMLHDLLRLQEIQLVGGQLTTVEPFAFRGLNYLRILNVSGNLLTTLEESAFHSVGNLETLILDNNPLACDCRLLWVFRRRWRLNFNKQQPTCSTPEFVQGKEFKDFPDVLLPNYFTCRRARIRDRKPQQIFVDEGHTVHFVCRADGDPPPTIMWLSPRKHLISTKTNGRLTVFPDGTLEVRYAQIQDNGTYLCIASNAGGNDTMLAHLHVRSYSPDWPHQPNKTFAFISNQPNESDANSTRATVPFPFDIKTLIIATTMGFISFLGVVLFCLVLLFLWSRGKGNTKHNIEIEYVPRKSDAGISSADAPRKFNMKMI; translated from the exons ATGCGG GTGAGAGATAGGATGGTAGCTGGGGAGGCGAGTATGCGCAGCCCAATCCTGGCCTGCTGGCAGCCGATCCTCCTGCTGATGCTGGGATCCATCCTGTCTGGCTCCGCCACGGGCTGCCCGCCGCGCTGCGAGTGCTCTGCCCAGGAGCGCGCCGTCCTGTGCCACCGCAAGCGATTCATGGTCGTGCCAGAGGGGATCCCCACCGAGACCAGGCTGCTGGACTTGGGCAAGAACCGCATCAAGACGCTCAACCAGGATGAATTTGCCAACTACCCtcacctggaggagctggagctaaACGAGAACATTATCAGTGCCATTGAACCTGGGGCTTTCAACAACCTCTTCAACCTCAGGACGCTGGGGCTCAGGAGTAACAGACTCAAGCTGATCCCTTTGGGGGTGTTTACTGGACTCAGCAACCTTACCAAGCTAGACATTAGTGAGAATAAAATTGTGATCCTCCTAGATTACATGTTCCAGGACTTGTACAACCTGAAGTCTTTGGAGGTGGGTGACAACGACCTCGTCTACATCTCCCACCGGGCCTTCAGTGGCCTcaacagcctggagcagctgaccCTGGAGAAATGCAACCTGACCTCCATCCCCACGGAGGCCCTGTCTCACCTTCACGGCTTGATCGTGCTGCGGCTGCGCCACCTGAACATCAACACCATCCGGGATTACTCATTCAAGAGGCTGTACCGGCTCAAGGTCCTCGAGATCTCACACTGGCCCTACCTGGATACCATGACATCCAACTGCCTCTATGGGTTGAACCTGACCTCCTTGTCCATCACCCACTGCAACCTGACGTCCATCCCGTACGTGTCAGTGAGGCACTTGGTTTACCTCCGGTTCCTGAACCTGTCCTACAACCCCATCGTCACCATCGAGGGCTCAATGCTCCATGACCTGCTCAGGCTCCAGGAGATCCAGCTGGTGGGAGGGCAGCTCACCACGGTCGAGCCCTTCGCCTTCCGCGGCCTCAATTACCTGCGCATCCTGAACGTGTCAGGGAACCTGCTGACCACCCTGGAGGAGTCAGCTTTCCACTCGGTGGGCAACCTGGAGACGCTCATCCTCGACAACAACCCCTTAGCCTGCGACTGCCGGCTGCTCTGGGTTTTCCGGCGGCGATGGAGGTTGAACTTCAACAAGCAGCAGCCCACCTGCTCCACCCCCGAGTTCGTCCAGGGCAAGGAGTTCAAGGACTTCCCTGACGTCCTCCTGCCCAACTACTTCACCTGCCGCCGAGCACGAATACGGGACCGCAAACCTCAGCAGATCTTTGTGGACGAAGGCCACACGGTACACTTTGTCTGCCGGGCAGATGGGGACCCGCCGCCCACCATCATGTGGCTGTCTCCCCGGAAGCACCTCATCTCTACCAAAACCAACGGGCGGCTCACTGTCTTCCCTGACGGCACGCTGGAGGTGCGCTACGCCCAGATCCAGGACAACGGCACCTACCTATGCATCGCCAGCAACGCGGGTGGCAACGACACCATGCTGGCCCACCTGCACGTGCGCAGCTACTCCCCAGACTGGCCCCACCAGCCCAACAAGACCTTCGCGTTCATCTCCAACCAGCCCAACGAGAGCGATGCCAACAGCACGCGCGCCACCGTGCCTTTCCCCTTTGACATCAAGACTCTCATCATCGCCACCACCATGGGCTTCATCTCCTTCCTGGGTGTCGTGCTCTTCTGTCTggtgctcctcttcctctggaGCCGCGGGAAAGGCAACACCAAGCACAACATTGAAATCGAGTACGTGCCACGGAAGTCCGACGCGGGCATCAGCTCTGCCGACGCGCCGCGCAAGTTTAATATGAAAATGATTTAA
- the LINGO1 gene encoding leucine-rich repeat and immunoglobulin-like domain-containing nogo receptor-interacting protein 1 isoform X2: MVAGEASMRSPILACWQPILLLMLGSILSGSATGCPPRCECSAQERAVLCHRKRFMVVPEGIPTETRLLDLGKNRIKTLNQDEFANYPHLEELELNENIISAIEPGAFNNLFNLRTLGLRSNRLKLIPLGVFTGLSNLTKLDISENKIVILLDYMFQDLYNLKSLEVGDNDLVYISHRAFSGLNSLEQLTLEKCNLTSIPTEALSHLHGLIVLRLRHLNINTIRDYSFKRLYRLKVLEISHWPYLDTMTSNCLYGLNLTSLSITHCNLTSIPYVSVRHLVYLRFLNLSYNPIVTIEGSMLHDLLRLQEIQLVGGQLTTVEPFAFRGLNYLRILNVSGNLLTTLEESAFHSVGNLETLILDNNPLACDCRLLWVFRRRWRLNFNKQQPTCSTPEFVQGKEFKDFPDVLLPNYFTCRRARIRDRKPQQIFVDEGHTVHFVCRADGDPPPTIMWLSPRKHLISTKTNGRLTVFPDGTLEVRYAQIQDNGTYLCIASNAGGNDTMLAHLHVRSYSPDWPHQPNKTFAFISNQPNESDANSTRATVPFPFDIKTLIIATTMGFISFLGVVLFCLVLLFLWSRGKGNTKHNIEIEYVPRKSDAGISSADAPRKFNMKMI; encoded by the coding sequence ATGGTAGCTGGGGAGGCGAGTATGCGCAGCCCAATCCTGGCCTGCTGGCAGCCGATCCTCCTGCTGATGCTGGGATCCATCCTGTCTGGCTCCGCCACGGGCTGCCCGCCGCGCTGCGAGTGCTCTGCCCAGGAGCGCGCCGTCCTGTGCCACCGCAAGCGATTCATGGTCGTGCCAGAGGGGATCCCCACCGAGACCAGGCTGCTGGACTTGGGCAAGAACCGCATCAAGACGCTCAACCAGGATGAATTTGCCAACTACCCtcacctggaggagctggagctaaACGAGAACATTATCAGTGCCATTGAACCTGGGGCTTTCAACAACCTCTTCAACCTCAGGACGCTGGGGCTCAGGAGTAACAGACTCAAGCTGATCCCTTTGGGGGTGTTTACTGGACTCAGCAACCTTACCAAGCTAGACATTAGTGAGAATAAAATTGTGATCCTCCTAGATTACATGTTCCAGGACTTGTACAACCTGAAGTCTTTGGAGGTGGGTGACAACGACCTCGTCTACATCTCCCACCGGGCCTTCAGTGGCCTcaacagcctggagcagctgaccCTGGAGAAATGCAACCTGACCTCCATCCCCACGGAGGCCCTGTCTCACCTTCACGGCTTGATCGTGCTGCGGCTGCGCCACCTGAACATCAACACCATCCGGGATTACTCATTCAAGAGGCTGTACCGGCTCAAGGTCCTCGAGATCTCACACTGGCCCTACCTGGATACCATGACATCCAACTGCCTCTATGGGTTGAACCTGACCTCCTTGTCCATCACCCACTGCAACCTGACGTCCATCCCGTACGTGTCAGTGAGGCACTTGGTTTACCTCCGGTTCCTGAACCTGTCCTACAACCCCATCGTCACCATCGAGGGCTCAATGCTCCATGACCTGCTCAGGCTCCAGGAGATCCAGCTGGTGGGAGGGCAGCTCACCACGGTCGAGCCCTTCGCCTTCCGCGGCCTCAATTACCTGCGCATCCTGAACGTGTCAGGGAACCTGCTGACCACCCTGGAGGAGTCAGCTTTCCACTCGGTGGGCAACCTGGAGACGCTCATCCTCGACAACAACCCCTTAGCCTGCGACTGCCGGCTGCTCTGGGTTTTCCGGCGGCGATGGAGGTTGAACTTCAACAAGCAGCAGCCCACCTGCTCCACCCCCGAGTTCGTCCAGGGCAAGGAGTTCAAGGACTTCCCTGACGTCCTCCTGCCCAACTACTTCACCTGCCGCCGAGCACGAATACGGGACCGCAAACCTCAGCAGATCTTTGTGGACGAAGGCCACACGGTACACTTTGTCTGCCGGGCAGATGGGGACCCGCCGCCCACCATCATGTGGCTGTCTCCCCGGAAGCACCTCATCTCTACCAAAACCAACGGGCGGCTCACTGTCTTCCCTGACGGCACGCTGGAGGTGCGCTACGCCCAGATCCAGGACAACGGCACCTACCTATGCATCGCCAGCAACGCGGGTGGCAACGACACCATGCTGGCCCACCTGCACGTGCGCAGCTACTCCCCAGACTGGCCCCACCAGCCCAACAAGACCTTCGCGTTCATCTCCAACCAGCCCAACGAGAGCGATGCCAACAGCACGCGCGCCACCGTGCCTTTCCCCTTTGACATCAAGACTCTCATCATCGCCACCACCATGGGCTTCATCTCCTTCCTGGGTGTCGTGCTCTTCTGTCTggtgctcctcttcctctggaGCCGCGGGAAAGGCAACACCAAGCACAACATTGAAATCGAGTACGTGCCACGGAAGTCCGACGCGGGCATCAGCTCTGCCGACGCGCCGCGCAAGTTTAATATGAAAATGATTTAA